The Sciurus carolinensis chromosome 5, mSciCar1.2, whole genome shotgun sequence genome segment GGGTATTGAATACATGGAAGGGCAACCAGAATAATGCAAAGGCAGCCACCATTGCCATGAGCATCCAGTTGACTCTCTTCATCTGCCCTGCTTGCCAGCTGTAGGTGCCCTTGCGGAATACACGTCCCTGCCTCTGCAGGCGCTGGTAGATGCGCACATAGCAGATCAGAATAAAGCCCAGGGGCATGCAGTACTGAAAAAGTAGCAAGAAGGTAGTATAGATAATTCGATGGTCATCCAGGGGCCAGGATTCAGTACAGACCACCTTGTCCACCAGAAAATCCAGAGCCTTGGAGTGGTTCTTGTGGAAGATGTTCTCCAGGATGCTGTTAGTAAGGAAAGGCAGGGAAAGCAAGCAGGCAATGAGCCAGATAACCAAAATTCCCAAGTAGGCCTGGGAGATGCTGGGTTTCCAGCCCATTGGGTTGATAATGAGCTGATGCCTCTCTAGTGCCACAAGAACAAGCGAGAGGATGGAGACTGTCACGGACATACACTGGATGAAAGCTGACATCTTGCAAAGGGCCTTTCCAAAGATCCAGTAGTCCATGATGGTGTAGATGACAGTGAGTGGCTGGCAAATGAGGCACATGAGGAAGTCAGAGAAGGCCAGATTGGCAATTAGAAGGTTGGTAACATTGttcttctctttttgcttcaTGGTCACACATATTAGGCAGAGGTTTCCTAGGACCCCCACGATGGTCTCCATGCTGTAGAAGGTGATGATGAAAGCCATCGGGTTCACAGAATCCTGGCAGTGGTCAGAGAAGTTGTATAGGACACCATCAAATTTGCTTGTGTTTTTACCTGGTGAGGATCCTGGGAAGACCAAGGCCAGGAAGCGAGAGGTGTTCATCGTGAATGTGAGAAGATTCCAGGATCTCTTGAACTAAGGGGCCAAATTCACACGTGATACCTGCAAGGCCAATAGACAAAAGGGACTCAGTGATCATGCCTCCAGATGGAATCCAGGAAGGAGTTGGAGCCAGGGAGAAGGTTCTTGGCTGCCTTCATCCCAAGGGTATCATCTTGGGACAACAGGAGCTATCACCTAAGGCTCAAGGGAAGAGAATGGCATCTAATAAACATTACCCTGTAGGAAGTGCTTTTGCATGTTGAGGATCACGTGTTGTGTTTTGTATATGTTAGCTAGTTTATTCTGAAAGGTGGATATCAAACCATTTCATTGGTGAGGAATCTAAGATGCAGAGAAGCAAGGCAACTTACTCACACAGTAATGGGTCCCAGATACAAACCAAGGTCTGTCTGATGCCAGAATTTGTTCCACGCATTCCCTCTGACCTTAGGAATcaagtctgtttctttttttaagtcaaaaggcacaactttatttattttaatttaatgatcaTTATACAAGTTTTTCTGAAATTGGAAAGTTACTAATCTCTTAGCTGTAAAATAGCATcacacaaacagaagaaaaacaaacagaattttatctttaaaaaaatt includes the following:
- the LOC124984984 gene encoding neuropeptide Y receptor type 4-2-like, with the translated sequence MNTSRFLALVFPGSSPGKNTSKFDGVLYNFSDHCQDSVNPMAFIITFYSMETIVGVLGNLCLICVTMKQKEKNNVTNLLIANLAFSDFLMCLICQPLTVIYTIMDYWIFGKALCKMSAFIQCMSVTVSILSLVLVALERHQLIINPMGWKPSISQAYLGILVIWLIACLLSLPFLTNSILENIFHKNHSKALDFLVDKVVCTESWPLDDHRIIYTTFLLLFQYCMPLGFILICYVRIYQRLQRQGRVFRKGTYSWQAGQMKRVNWMLMAMVAAFALFWLPFHVFNTLEDWHHEVIPVCHSNLIFLVCHLFAIAFTCVNPFIYGFLNTNFKKEVKALVLSCQQSAPLEESEHLPLSTVHTEVSKGSLRLSGRSNPI